One Microbacterium esteraromaticum genomic window carries:
- the fmt gene encoding methionyl-tRNA formyltransferase, whose protein sequence is MRLVFAGTPAVAVPTLQALADRHEIAAVITRPDAPFGRKRVLTPSPVAAAAEQLGIPVIKAARLDEEVTARITALDAALGVIVAYGGIVREPLLSAPGKGWINLHFSLLPRWRGAAPVQRALINGDPDLGVAVFQLVPALDAGDVFAMRTVPVPSDATADLVLEVLAKDGASLTVDVVDGIEEGSARALPQQGSPTLAPKLTLDDGVIDWTQPLDLVYARYRGVTPEPGAHTTLGGARLKILTAAHAPADAPRLEPGQMEGVKTGVLIGTGTTPLAVTRLQPAGKGPMNAADWWRGLRDGDSPKAGS, encoded by the coding sequence ATGCGCCTCGTCTTCGCAGGCACGCCAGCCGTCGCCGTCCCGACCCTTCAGGCTCTCGCCGACCGGCACGAGATCGCGGCGGTCATCACCCGTCCCGACGCGCCATTCGGCCGCAAGAGGGTGCTGACCCCGTCGCCCGTAGCCGCGGCGGCGGAGCAGCTCGGAATCCCGGTCATCAAGGCCGCGCGGCTCGACGAAGAGGTGACCGCGCGGATCACGGCGCTCGACGCCGCCCTCGGCGTGATCGTCGCATACGGCGGCATCGTTCGCGAACCGCTGCTGTCCGCACCTGGGAAGGGCTGGATCAACCTGCACTTCTCGCTGCTGCCGCGGTGGCGCGGGGCGGCACCGGTGCAGCGGGCGCTGATCAACGGCGACCCCGACCTCGGAGTCGCGGTGTTCCAGCTCGTGCCGGCTCTCGATGCGGGCGACGTGTTCGCCATGCGCACGGTTCCCGTCCCGTCCGACGCGACCGCCGACCTGGTGCTGGAGGTGCTCGCAAAGGACGGCGCCTCGCTCACGGTCGACGTCGTCGACGGCATCGAAGAGGGGTCGGCTCGCGCGCTTCCGCAGCAGGGTAGCCCCACGCTCGCGCCCAAGCTCACACTCGACGACGGCGTCATCGACTGGACGCAGCCGCTCGACCTCGTCTACGCACGGTATCGGGGCGTCACGCCGGAGCCGGGTGCGCACACGACCCTGGGCGGCGCCCGACTGAAGATCCTCACCGCCGCACACGCACCTGCCGACGCACCGCGGCTCGAGCCGGGCCAGATGGAGGGCGTGAAGACCGGCGTGCTCATCGGCACCGGCACGACGCCGCTGGCTGTCACCCGCCTGCAGCCCGCCGGCAAGGGACCGATGAACGCAGCTGACTGGTGGCGCGGCCTGCGCGACGGCGATTCCCCGAAGGCCGGATCGTGA
- a CDS encoding primosomal protein N', with protein sequence MSDARPERTPETPAEGRRIARVLIDSPLPQLDRLFDYAVPDGLGEITPGVRIKAPLRTAGRVVDGFVVEVDVEPDPTRTLSEIESVVSATVVMPDRLYRLARRAADRAAGSASDVLRLAIPKRQVRVEKAWSPVDETIDLDPDALVRAHEVIGRYDGLAEVIAERGRAAVEAIPVQVGSEPGWAALLAAAAAGQLAEGRSSVLVVPDYRDQELLLAALETLVPSRAIVRHDARQPNPDRYRAFLRTLDDAPCIVVGNRSAVYSPARAGLVALWDDSDPLLAEPLAPYVHARDAALIRQEQEESALLFVSHTRSTDIERLVQHGWLRDITALRRVIPNVRLSTPQELEQTTGQRVPSSAFATARAAASEGPVLVQVARPGFSPTLVCASCRHPARCLQCGGPLGARRRGAVPVCGWCGRSAHSWRCAECSSDQVRLASSGTERTADELGRAFPGVRVIVSDGAHTVQHVGDGPALVVATRGAEPVAAGGYRAVILLDGARMLQAPDLRIGESCLRWWSNAAALAAAGAPVHLVGVDGPVARALATWSGAAYARSELEARMPLHMPPTARFAQIEGVPASVRSALSALSDIGIGGEAVLGPVPIDDEGRVRALVRFAYAAGQRVADTLRASVVADAAQSRRGRGRQRIALSVHLDILEPDI encoded by the coding sequence TGTGCTGATCGATTCGCCGCTGCCGCAGCTGGACAGACTGTTCGACTACGCGGTGCCGGACGGGCTCGGCGAGATCACCCCGGGGGTGCGGATCAAGGCGCCGCTTCGCACCGCCGGACGCGTCGTCGACGGGTTCGTCGTCGAGGTCGACGTGGAGCCGGACCCCACCCGCACGCTGTCTGAGATCGAGAGCGTGGTCTCTGCGACCGTGGTGATGCCCGACCGGCTGTACCGGCTCGCACGCCGTGCAGCCGATCGGGCCGCAGGATCGGCATCAGACGTGCTGCGCCTGGCGATCCCCAAGAGGCAGGTGCGAGTCGAGAAGGCGTGGTCGCCGGTCGATGAGACCATCGACCTCGATCCGGATGCCCTCGTCCGCGCGCACGAGGTGATCGGGCGCTACGACGGTCTCGCCGAGGTGATCGCCGAGCGCGGTCGGGCAGCGGTGGAGGCGATCCCCGTGCAGGTCGGCTCGGAGCCCGGATGGGCGGCACTGCTCGCCGCGGCGGCCGCCGGGCAGCTTGCGGAGGGACGATCGAGCGTCCTCGTCGTGCCCGACTATCGAGACCAGGAGCTGCTCCTCGCCGCCCTCGAGACGCTCGTCCCGAGTCGAGCGATCGTGCGGCACGACGCCAGGCAGCCGAATCCCGACCGGTACCGTGCGTTCCTGCGCACCCTGGACGACGCACCGTGCATCGTCGTCGGCAACCGGTCTGCCGTGTATTCGCCGGCCAGAGCAGGGCTCGTCGCGCTGTGGGACGATTCCGACCCGCTGCTGGCAGAACCTCTTGCGCCGTACGTGCATGCCAGGGATGCGGCCCTCATCCGGCAGGAGCAGGAGGAGAGCGCTCTGCTCTTCGTCTCGCACACCCGTTCGACCGACATCGAGCGCCTGGTGCAGCACGGCTGGCTGCGCGACATCACGGCACTGAGGCGCGTCATCCCGAACGTGCGACTGAGCACACCCCAGGAGCTCGAGCAGACGACGGGTCAGCGGGTTCCCTCGAGCGCATTCGCCACGGCGCGTGCCGCGGCCTCCGAGGGCCCCGTGCTCGTGCAGGTCGCCCGGCCCGGTTTCTCACCCACCCTCGTCTGCGCCTCCTGCAGGCATCCCGCGCGCTGCCTTCAGTGCGGCGGACCGCTCGGCGCGCGCCGTCGCGGAGCCGTTCCGGTATGCGGTTGGTGCGGCCGCTCCGCCCACTCCTGGCGCTGTGCGGAATGCTCCTCCGACCAGGTCCGCCTGGCCTCATCCGGCACCGAGCGCACAGCCGATGAGCTCGGGCGCGCTTTCCCCGGAGTGCGGGTGATCGTGTCAGACGGCGCGCACACCGTGCAGCACGTCGGCGACGGCCCCGCGCTGGTCGTCGCCACGCGCGGCGCGGAACCCGTCGCCGCCGGCGGATATCGGGCGGTCATCCTGCTCGACGGCGCGCGGATGCTGCAGGCGCCCGACCTTCGCATCGGCGAGTCCTGCCTGCGCTGGTGGTCGAACGCCGCCGCCCTCGCGGCCGCAGGAGCACCCGTGCACCTCGTCGGCGTCGACGGGCCGGTCGCGCGAGCTCTCGCCACCTGGTCCGGTGCGGCCTATGCCCGCTCCGAGCTGGAGGCGCGGATGCCGCTGCACATGCCGCCGACCGCCCGATTCGCTCAGATCGAGGGCGTCCCTGCGTCGGTCCGCTCGGCGCTCTCGGCTCTCTCCGACATCGGCATCGGCGGAGAGGCCGTGCTCGGACCCGTGCCGATCGACGACGAGGGACGGGTGCGAGCCCTGGTGCGATTCGCTTACGCAGCGGGGCAGAGGGTTGCGGACACCCTGCGTGCGAGCGTCGTGGCAGATGCGGCCCAGAGCCGTCGAGGCCGCGGCAGGCAGCGCATCGCACTCTCCGTCCATCTCGATATCCTCGAACCGGACATCTGA